A stretch of DNA from Schistocerca americana isolate TAMUIC-IGC-003095 chromosome 3, iqSchAmer2.1, whole genome shotgun sequence:
tctattacttacaaaGTTTTCGAACTACTCGCATAGCTGCGAACTTAATCCGTATGCTTGGACCTTCAACAATCTGTGTTAGGGCATTGTGTaagatgctttctggaaatctagtaatTCATatagaatctgtctgttgccctctaTTTATGGTTTATAGAATATAGTGTGACAGAAGGGCAAGGTGGGTTGCACACAGGCAATGCTATCTAAACCTGTGCTGctctgtggacagaagcttttctgtcttgaggaaatttattatattcaaattcaGAATATGTACAGGAATTGTGCAGCAAAGTGATGTTAAGGGCATTGGTCTGTAATCATGCTTATtctttcttttgcctttcttgtaCATGGGAATCAGCACCTCTTTttaccagtcacttgggactttgcgttgggcaagagatttgccaTAAATGCATACTAAGTAACATGTCAGTGCCACAGAGTACTCTTGAATTGGAATTCCATCTAGACCTGGGAACTTATTTGTTTtcgactctttcagttgcttctctacaccaggaATGCCTGTTTCTATATCTCCATGTGCGATTCTGTACGACAGTCAAACAACGGTGTGATTGTATGATCCTCTTGCATGAAAGATTTCTAAAATGTGAAATTTAtgccttcagctttccttttgctgtttcCTGTTGCTATCTCAGATTTGTCAACAAGTGATTGGATAGAAGGCTTTGACGTGATGAAATTGTCATATGCCACACCTCGTGAGCAGCCTGTTTGTGGTGACTTCCCTACGCATCACAAAAATAAAACTAAAGttaaatttagaaacagtacagaaATGGCATCCTGTATAGCTACTTTTTAATAGCCAGTTTAGTATCCTTATTGCTCTTttgtttcaaacacacacacacacacacacacacacactcacattgcTTTCTAGTGGTGCATGTGGAATAAAGTGTTACAGTAATGTTGTGCTTTTGAATATACAACAGATAACATGATCGGACTAATACTTACTAAACTGAGGATTAGCACTTTCTAATGCCAACCCCTTCAATTTGTAAAACATATAAATTTGCCCATGGAAAGAAAGTACTCGACAGGCAGcagcagaagtgttttcaaatgctGATTAATGCAGTCTAACACCCAGTGCTCTATCAAACCATTAATTTGGATAGTTGTTAAAAGTATATAAACCTTCACAAAATCCAACACAAGGTACACAGTGAGGTGCTCAGTGCTGGTGTGTTCCATACTGGCAGCCAATCAGAATTGAACCCCATTGTTTTTCATTTATGACCTTGGGTAACCGTAGTAATATGTAAATCCTCCATGAAAAAGAAAAAGTCTTTGTCCACAGAGCTGCATAAATCGTTCCGACAGCTACTGATATGGGTCAGTGAATCTTCTGTTTGTTTCTGTGTATCAATTAATGTGTAATCTTTTTGATGTTTTGTTGCAGGGATAATGTGGAATGGGATGCCACACAGGAGGAAATGGCTAGAAATAAGGTGCTTGAAAATTCGTCAACAGTTTTGGATGAAACtgagaaagaaaaatttgaaaacaatgcgAGTCAGTTTTGGGATGCATTTTATGAAATTCATCAAAATCGGTATGCTGATGAATAGAATACTTTGTATAATCTCTCTGACTTGTTTGGACATTGTTATATTACATTTATTGTTTCAGTTTCTTCAAGGACAGGCACTGGCTGTTCACAGAATTTCCTGAGCTTGCTCCTGAATCAGAAGTGGACCAAAATGTGCCTCTTAGTGTAAATTCTACTAAAGGTGTTGCTGTAAAACATGAGCACGATGGTGCAGGTTCCTGCAGTGACACTACAAAGTTGGAAAATGCAAAATCATGCAAAACAACTTGCAATCTTAATTCTGAAGGTTTAGGAACTATAAACCATGCAGAAGAAAAGAGAACAATAAATAACAAACCATTCAGAATACTTGAAATAGGATGCGGTGTTGGAAACACTGTTTTTCCAATTCTTCAGTATACTAAAAatccagatttgtttgtatacgcCTGTGATTTTTCGCCAACAGCCATAAATATACTCAAAGAAAATCCAGAATATGAACCTGAGAGGTATAGTGATAGTTGTGTATTATTCAGCGTCATTCTTAATTCTGTTAATCTCAATAACATTGACTGATGGCGGTCACAGAGGTCATGTTTTGACTGCATGAAATAGCATTATAAAATAATAGAGTTTCAAATTCAGTCACTAGAAATTATCTAGAAAAGTACTTGTAATTATAATATTCTAACATTGTAAACTGCACTCTAAACAAAAATTTAACTTATTTTCCACATAGACTTTTTTTTACTTCCAAAGAACTCAtttaaattgtgtattcttttagaTCACCATAGCACTTATCATTTAATAATACAATATGTGACTGTTCACCTAGACACTGAAGACTATTATCTTGGATAAGGCCAGTATCTTGGTAGTCAAATCTGTCTTTGTAGGAAACTGTATTGAGAGTAATGAGCACTTCTATagatttttgttatttcagttCCAAATTCAGGCAGTGATGCATTGAGTGTAAGAAGTAAAAATTGGCTGTGGTCTTTTTATTGTACTCATGGCTTTTGTTTTTTACTATGAAGCTACAATTAATTTATTTTGCTGGCAAGTATTTGGAAACATAATTTGCTTTGACAGTTTGTATGAAGATCATAAAAGATGAAGCATTTGACATTGGTTGCATTTTGCAGGAGTGAATGTATTAAACTAATGGTTTATGATGGTTCATTCCAAAAAGCACTAACAGTGCCATTGAAAGTTTCTGTGAGTCACAAAATAAGTTTTGAAGCTGGATTTTATGGGATTATGAAAGACCCAACTTTGTTCACATAAACTTTTCTTGAATACATTTTATTAATATTGAAGCCTTCGCCATTACTGTAATGTCC
This window harbors:
- the LOC124605567 gene encoding tRNA N(3)-methylcytidine methyltransferase METTL2 isoform X2; the encoded protein is MERGRTDSDSKRIQFGNRYLTDEDQVFQHNAWDNVEWDATQEEMARNKVLENSSTVLDETEKEKFENNASQFWDAFYEIHQNRFFKDRHWLFTEFPELAPESEVDQNVPLSVNSTKGVAVKHEHDGAGSCSDTTKLENAKSCKTTCNLNSEGLGTINHAEEKRTINNKPFRILEIGCGVGNTVFPILQYTKNPDLFVYACDFSPTAINILKENPEYEPERCHAFVCDVTADDWEPPFEANSLDIVAAIFVISAIHPDRFRHVVEKIFYYLRPGGLVVFRDYGRYDMAQLRFKKGQCLGSNFYARGDGTRVYFFTQDEVRNIFTAAGFLEEQNLIDRRLQVNRSKMLKMYRVWIQAKYRKSVCS